In the genome of Verrucomicrobiota bacterium, the window ACTGTTTGAAGACATGGCAGGGCTATCGACCAGACGCTCGCTGGCTCGCACACTTTCCACTCGTTCACCGAGGGTTTCTTTTAACCAGGTGCACAGCTTTTCGGCTTCATTTTTTTCCAAAGGATCACCGGCATCCTCCGGTGTCACGCTTTCCATTTCGATGTCGTCTTGATCTGCGGATACCAGAGTCTTTTCTTCAAATTCACGGACGTGGTTCATCACAAATTCATCAATCGGAAGATAAAGGAAGAGAACTTCAATATTTCGGGCCTTAAAAGCTTCCAGGTAGGGGCCGTTTTCTATCGATTCACGGCTGTTTCCCTGCAGGTAGTAAATCTCCTTTTGCTCTTCTTTCATCCGGGAAACGTAGTCAGGCAAACTCGTCAGTTTACCCTTCTCTGTCAGGGAAGATTCGAAGCGCAGTAACTTCGTCAATGAGTCTTTGTGGGTAAAATCACTGGTGACCCCTTCTTTAATAAAGATCCCAAATGTGTTCCAGAATTTTTCAAAATTCTCCGGGCGTTTTTTGGCCTCTTCTTGTAGGAGTTTGAGGTAGCGTTTCGTCAGTACCGAATTCAGTTTCTGAACCAATGCGCTATCCTGCATCGTTTCCCGCGATATATTAAGAGGAAGGTCCGCGCTATCGACTACGCCCTTTAGAAATCTTAGCCACTCTGGGAAAAGTCCTTTGGGTTCTGCATCGATTAGGACTTTGCGGCAGTAGAGGGCAACTTCGGGCTCTGCTCTAGTGAATCCCATCGCTTCCACATTGGTTGTCGGTGTGAAGAGCAGTGCATTGATGGCCAATGGTGCATCTGCATTGAAGTGGAGGCGAAGCAGCGGCTCGTCAAAAGCCTTACAGGCGAATTTGTAGAATTCGGTGTAATCTTCATCTTTGATATCGGCCTTACTTTTTAACCATATCGCCTCTTGGGTATTTACTCGGTCGCCATTGACGTTAATCGGATACTGTACGAACGAAGAATACTCTTTTAGAATACGTTTGATCTCATTGGGTTTGGCGAAGGACTTATTTTTATCGTCCAACGAAATAACTATTTTTGTTCCTCGGCGTTGATCGGCAACCGGTTCGACTTCATAAGCTCCCGATCCGTCGCTGGACCATACGTGGCCTTCTTCGTCGTTTTCCCAGCTGCGGGAGTATACTTTTACTTCCTTGGCCACCATAAATGCACTATAAAACCCTACGCCAAATTGACCGATCAGATTGGTGTTATGGTCGCCTCCTTCCTTTAAGGCCTGGAGGAATTGTTTTGATCCTGAGTGAGCGATTGTTCCAAGATTTTGAACAAGCTCATCGTGTGACATTCCGATACCAAAATCCTGGATTGTCAGCGTATTAGCGGTGTCGTCGGTTGTGATATTGATTTCCAGCTCCAGATCGTCGTCGAAGACGTTCTTTTCAGTAATGCTTAGATGTCGTAACTTCTCCAAGGCATCGGATGCATTGGAAACTAGTTCGCGAACAAAGATCTCCTTATTAGTATAAAGTGAATGGATAACTATATCCAGCAGTTGTTTTACTTCTGCCTGGAATTCGTGTTTTTCGGGTGCTTTTGCGCTCATGATTATAAAGGTAAAATATTCGTCTTTGGACTATCTTGAAAATTGAAAACGGAGGTTTTATACGTGTGGATAGATAAAAATCAAGACCGTCTGGATATCAATTTCAGGTCTCACATTTTTGGATTTGGTTTGTGATTCTAATTATGGTCTAACTAAATAATCCAAGATGCCAACCTTCACTTCAAGCAAGTCTCCACTCAAACGTCTTTTAGATGAAGTCGGCCCGGTCGATCAGGTCGCAATTGAAGAACGTGTGGCAAAGTTTTCTACCCGCAGCATAAAAAAAGGGAGCAAGATCCAGGGACTCAAACTAGCTTTGTCCATGGTCGATCTTACGGCGTTGGAAGGCAAGGACACGCCGGGGAAGGTAGAATCACTTTGCCAAAAAGCACAAACACCGGATCCGGAACTGGATACTCCTCAAGTTGCTGCGGTATGTGTTTATCCGTTAATGGTGAAGCCCGCGCGAAGATGCCTTGGCGAATCGCCAGTACGTATTGCTTCGGTAGCAACGAGTTTCCCTTCCGGCCAGGTTCCTTTGCGCACAAGGCTGCAGGAAGTGAAGCAGGCGGTTCGTGATGGAGCAGATGAAATTGACATGGTTATTCAGCGTGGGCTCTTCCTCTCTGGCAAGGTCCAAGCAGTTCAGGATGAAATTGCCGCGGTGGTTGAAGCGTGTGGTGAAGCACGATTGAAGGTGATCCTCGAAGTCAGCGAATTGGAAACCTACGACAATATACGTGCAGCGTCGTTTCTCGCCATGGCTGTTCTTCGTCCGGGAGATTTTATTAAGACCAGTACTGGGAAAACGTCCGGTAATGCCACTCTGGCAAATAATCAAGTGATGCTTGAGGCCATTCGCGACTTTTACCTCAATACGGGCATTCCTATTAGCATGAAGCCTGCTGGAGGCATCAAAAATTCCAAACAAGCACTTCACTTCCTCGTCGCAGTCAAAGAAACTTTAGGCGATGCCTGGTTAACGAACGAACGCTATCGCTTTGGAGCCAGTTCCTTGTTGAATGACCTCCTCATGCAGCTGCGCAAACAACAGCAAGGTGTTTATCAGGCACCTTGGAAATTCAGTGACGCCAGCTCTGGTTATTAATTCCCATTATCCTTTTTAAGAATGTCCGCTCAAAGAAAGCCTGTCACCAAATCATCCAGCCGGAAGGCTCCTGAACTGTTGTTCGGGGACCTTTGGGAGTTTGATCCAGCACCCGAATCTGCCGATCCGAAATTAGTCGAAACTTATTCCTTGTTTATCGGAGGGAAATTTGTGGCACCGCGAAGTCGAAAATATTTTGATTCGATTAACCCGGCTACAGAAAAATGTCTCGCCAGAATACCTGCCGCCGGAAATGCCGATATCAATGCCGCATTTACCGCTGCCCAAACGGGATCGGATAAATATTGGTCAAAGCTTTCTGGTAAGGATCGCGGGAAATACCTCTATCGCATTGCGCGCTTACTTCAGGATCGCTCCCGTGAATTTGCAGTTGCCGAATCACTGGATGGCGGGAAACCAATCAAGGAATCGCGCGATTTCGACATTCCGATGGCCGCGGCGCACTTCTTTTATTATGCAGGCTGGGCGGATAAACTCGCATATGCATTGCCCGGAACATCGTTTCGACCTTACGGAGTAGTCGGACAAATTATCCCCTGGAATTTTCCATTGCTCATGCTCGCATGGAAAATTGCACCCGCCTTGGCTGCTGGAAACTGCGTTGTTATCAAACCGGCCGAGACGACTTCGATAACCGCGCTGAAATTTGCTGAGATTCTTCAAGAGGCCGGACTACCGCCTGGTGTCGTAAATATTGTCTCCGGTGCCGGTTCAACCGGGCAGCTCATCGTGGATCATCCAGCAGCCAAGAAAATTGCCTTTACCGGATCGACGGCTGTGGGGAAAGCGATTCTGCGCGCGACCGCCGGAAGCGGAAAAGGACTCACGCTCGAACTGGGAGGAAAAGCAGCCAACATCGTTTTTGATGACGCCCCCATTGATCAAGCAGTTGAAGGAGTTATAAACGGCATCTTTTTTAACCAAGGTCATGTTTGTTGTGCGGGCAGCAGACTTTTGGTGCAGGAATCCATTGCCGAGACGTTCGTTAAAAAATTGAAGACCCGCATGGCCTCCTTAAGAGTGGGAGACCCGCTCGACAAGAACACCGATATTGGGGCGATTAATTCCATGGCGCAATTGGAGAAGATTACAGAACTCGTCGCCAGTGGCGTTAGCGAAGGAGCTGAACTCTTTCAAAGTTCCTGTTCGCTGCCGAATCAAGGTTACTTTTATCGTCCTTCCTTATTCCAGGGGGTTACTCAAAGTCACCGTATCGCTCGTGAAGAAATATTTGGGCCTGTCCTTAGTGTTCTGACTTTTCGCACGGTAAGTGAAGCTATTGATAAGGCCAACAACACGGCTTATGGCTTGTCCGCTGGTGTTTGGACAGATAAGGGTTCGAAAATCCTGAAGATGAGCACCGCATTAAAAGCCGGGGTGGTTTGGGCCAACACCTATAACAAATTTGATCCCACGTCACCATTCGGTGGGTACAAAGAAAGTGGGTTTGGCCGCGAAGGAGGCAAGCAGGGAGTTTCCGATTACCTCAAGATTGAATCCTAATTCGACTTTTTATCATGCCAAGAATCTCCATTACCAAAACTCCCAAAGCCTACGTTGGTGGAAAGTTTATACGCTCCGAAAGTGGGAGGGTATTTCCTCTCGAGGACAAGGCCGGACAGTTTATCTGTAACATTCCACAATGTACCAGAAAGGATACTCGCAACGCCGTAGAGCTTGCAGGAAATGCTGGAAGTTCCTGGGCAGCAAGAACCGCTTATAATCGAGGTCAGGTACTTTACCGTTTGGGTGAAATGATGGAATCCCGGTCAGAGGAATTGGCGCAAGCGATTGCTGTCACCGGCATTATTGATCTGCGAAAAGCCCGGACTGAAGTCAGTGTGGCCATCGACCGAGTCATCTATTACGCTGGTTGGACTGACAAATATGAACAAGTATTGGGTAATACAAACCCTGTCGCTGGGTCGTTTTTCAATTTTTCTGTGACTGAGCCGATCGGTGTAGTCGGTGTATTTTGCTCCGATGGGTCACCTTTGCTAGGTCTTATCTCTCAGGTGCTTCCAATTATTACTTCTGGAAATTCAGTGGTTGCCCTGGCATCAACGTCAAATCCTTACCCTGCAATTTTGCTCGGTGAAATGCTTGCCACTTCAGATCTTCCAGGCGGGGTCTTAAATATTCTGACTGGTTTTAAGGATGAGCTTTTGGAAACGTTTGCCAGTCATGAACAAATTCGCGGGCTTGACCTTTCAGTGGATGATAAACTCAGAAAACAGGCGGAGGTCCTTGCGGCGAAGAGTGTGAAGCGTGTCAAGGTGCGACCCGAATCTGATGAAGCTTTGTTCGAAGATTCTGCACAATCGCTCTATGTGATCCGCAATTTCCTGGAATTCAAAACAACGTGGCACCCTATTGGCGTGTAACTTCTTAGAGATGAAGTGGTGGCGTTTTTCTGCGACTCTTCTTGCTATTGGTTGTCTAAAATAAAGTCCACTCTCTCAAGCCAGAGTTGGTTCCCCTTTTTGTTAAGATGGAGACCATCATTCGAATAATCTTTTAGCAAAATTCCTTCAGGAGCGATAACTTCGTTTAGATCAATTACGGATATTATGTTTTCGTCGCAAATTTCTACAATTGCTTTGTTCGCAGCAATGATATCCGGGATATGGATTTCTTTAGAAGTATAAGGGATCAAAGTAACAATTACATTTTTCGATGCGTTCAATGCGATTGTTACCAGTTCTCTATAATCTTCGCTGAAAGAGGTAAGATTGAAATCTTCTCTATGGCCTAATATGTCGTTTGTTCCAGCAAGTATGAACAGGTTCTTCGGTGAATATCGCTTTGCTTTGATCAACTGAAGTCTAATTTGTTTTGCCCGAAGTCCGTCCGCTCCCAAATTTATCGAATTGAAAGGAGTTCCAGTCATTCTCATACTCCAACTTCTGCCGGCTGCAGTAATATTGTCTCCGCAAAAAATATTCTCTAGGCCGAATATTTCCCCCTTCCACTGGCCAACCATATTATAGTTGATGAAGCGGATGTAATCACTCTTTAAAAAATGAGAGTTATTGGGAGTGAAAGAATTATATAAAATAATAATCCGAATCGCATTACTTTTTTTAGATGTTTCATCGTCACGTTGGCTTTTTATTAAGATAGTATTTTAGGTGTGAGATCGGAGCGTTTATTTGTCCAAATTCATTCTCTCATCTACCACAGTCAATTGAATTCAATGTTTCTGTCGGCGGTAGTTTTCTTGTCGGTACATTGTTTGGTGATTCTGAAACTACAGGAGTTTCACAGCCTTCTCAATTTCGTCTTTATATGGCATGGATGGGGCAGTGCCTCTGCGAGTTACGGATAATCCTGCAACTACATTCCCATACTCTGCAGCCTTCTTTATATCTCCATCAAAGGTTTGTAAGCCTGAAGCAAATCCACCAACAAAGGCATCTCCTGCTCCAGTCGTGTCTACTACGTCGATTCCTTTCATGGAGTCTGTTTGAAAATGGCTGCCTATTGTCGACACAAAGCAGCCTTTGCTACCTAAAGTAATGATAAAAGTGGGAACCCCAAACTCTCTGCACAATTCATGTAATACTTCTGGGTCGATACCTTGTATCTCCGCCTCTTCGAAAGAGCCATGTGATTCTGGGCACTTTGTTCTTAGGAGGTGAGCGAATTCGGTTTCGTTGGGTATTAGTATGTCGACATTGTCTAGCATATCCATGGGAAAGTCGTCTCGCATGGGAGCTGGATTTAATAAGGTTGTTACCCCCTCCAATCGTGCGAGTTTTAGCGCATGGTTGGTCGCCTCCAAATTACATTCCAGCTGAGTCACCACAATTCCAGCGTTGGCGATAATGTCCCCCGGAATGTCTGCAGGTGTGAGTGAAGCATTCGCGCCTAAGGCGACCACAATTTCATTTTCCCCATGTTGGTTGACCAGGATTCCAGCAGTGCCTGTCTCATCAGCCGGTTTTATTGCCAGATGTGAATCTATGCCTTCCGATTGATGGAATTCACGGGCAACTCCTGCAAAAGCATCTTGCCCGGTTGCTCCGATAAAGGCGGTGGAAACTCCTGTTCTTGCCGCGGCAACCGCTTGGTTTGAGCCCTTACCCCCTGGCCCACTTTGGAAATTTCCGATGAGTGTCTGACCTGGTTTTGGAAACTCAGGAAGATGGAAAGTCAGGTCCTGAACGTAACTACCAATAACAACGATGGATGAAGCCATTATTCTAAATTGAAAACGGATATCAGAAGTAGCGAATCAAAAAAAATAGGTTTAGACAGTGAAAGGCAGTTTTATCTTGGCGAATTGCCTCATCTTTAAAATGTTTTGCTTCTCAAAGTAAGAATCCACAGGGTTCCCTCAATTGCTAATATATGCATCCTAATCATCGTCCTAACATTCCTTACCCGGAAACTCCGGAAATCCTTCAAAAGCGTAGCTTACTTAAGTCGGACTTGAAGAATTTAGATGCTTCAACGCTCAGCCAGGTTTATAACTGGATGTATTATTCCAGGCGAACGGATGACCGTTTAAGGGACTTGTTTCGACAAGGACTCGTTTATGGAACCTTGGCAGGCGGGCAGGGGAATGAAGGGGTGGCTGCTCCCATAGGATTACTTTTGGATCGGGAAAAGGATGTCGTTTGCTTTTCTCACCGTAACTTGGCCGGTCATTTGATTTGGAGCGATCATCTCTGCGATCACCTCTGTCAGTATATCGCAAATTCTGGCAGCCCGACCCTCGGGCGTGAAGGAAATGTTCATCATGGTGACCCGCTCACCCGGAGTTTGCCCATCATTAGTCACTTGGGGCCTATCCTTTCCAGTGTGCTTGGGGGGATCGACTCTCAGCGGCGACTTGGGAAGGATTCAATTGGAATTGGTTTCTTGGGGGATGGGGCATCCAGTACGGGCGATGTTCATGAAACTATGAATTTGGCGTCTGTTCTAAAAATTCCTATGGTGTTCGTCATTGAGAATAATGAGTATGCTTACTCGACCCCTATAAATGAGCAATTTGCTGGCGATTCTCTAGGCAGACGCGCCGAAGTTTATGGGATGACCTACACGACCTTGGAAATTTCAGATACACGCAAAATGGTTCAGGAGTTTGACCGTGTATTCTCTGAGGTGCGTGAATCTGGATTTCCGACTGTTGTCGAAGTTAA includes:
- the htpG gene encoding molecular chaperone HtpG; the protein is MSAKAPEKHEFQAEVKQLLDIVIHSLYTNKEIFVRELVSNASDALEKLRHLSITEKNVFDDDLELEINITTDDTANTLTIQDFGIGMSHDELVQNLGTIAHSGSKQFLQALKEGGDHNTNLIGQFGVGFYSAFMVAKEVKVYSRSWENDEEGHVWSSDGSGAYEVEPVADQRRGTKIVISLDDKNKSFAKPNEIKRILKEYSSFVQYPINVNGDRVNTQEAIWLKSKADIKDEDYTEFYKFACKAFDEPLLRLHFNADAPLAINALLFTPTTNVEAMGFTRAEPEVALYCRKVLIDAEPKGLFPEWLRFLKGVVDSADLPLNISRETMQDSALVQKLNSVLTKRYLKLLQEEAKKRPENFEKFWNTFGIFIKEGVTSDFTHKDSLTKLLRFESSLTEKGKLTSLPDYVSRMKEEQKEIYYLQGNSRESIENGPYLEAFKARNIEVLFLYLPIDEFVMNHVREFEEKTLVSADQDDIEMESVTPEDAGDPLEKNEAEKLCTWLKETLGERVESVRASERLVDSPAMSSNSDKFMTASMRRMMKQMNPDAPEMEAKVVLHINPRHGLIKNLAELKDSNPDLAKTISEQIFDNTLVEAGILEDPKKMLGRVYGLLEKLTQK
- the deoC gene encoding deoxyribose-phosphate aldolase, with amino-acid sequence MPTFTSSKSPLKRLLDEVGPVDQVAIEERVAKFSTRSIKKGSKIQGLKLALSMVDLTALEGKDTPGKVESLCQKAQTPDPELDTPQVAAVCVYPLMVKPARRCLGESPVRIASVATSFPSGQVPLRTRLQEVKQAVRDGADEIDMVIQRGLFLSGKVQAVQDEIAAVVEACGEARLKVILEVSELETYDNIRAASFLAMAVLRPGDFIKTSTGKTSGNATLANNQVMLEAIRDFYLNTGIPISMKPAGGIKNSKQALHFLVAVKETLGDAWLTNERYRFGASSLLNDLLMQLRKQQQGVYQAPWKFSDASSGY
- a CDS encoding aldehyde dehydrogenase family protein, which gives rise to MSAQRKPVTKSSSRKAPELLFGDLWEFDPAPESADPKLVETYSLFIGGKFVAPRSRKYFDSINPATEKCLARIPAAGNADINAAFTAAQTGSDKYWSKLSGKDRGKYLYRIARLLQDRSREFAVAESLDGGKPIKESRDFDIPMAAAHFFYYAGWADKLAYALPGTSFRPYGVVGQIIPWNFPLLMLAWKIAPALAAGNCVVIKPAETTSITALKFAEILQEAGLPPGVVNIVSGAGSTGQLIVDHPAAKKIAFTGSTAVGKAILRATAGSGKGLTLELGGKAANIVFDDAPIDQAVEGVINGIFFNQGHVCCAGSRLLVQESIAETFVKKLKTRMASLRVGDPLDKNTDIGAINSMAQLEKITELVASGVSEGAELFQSSCSLPNQGYFYRPSLFQGVTQSHRIAREEIFGPVLSVLTFRTVSEAIDKANNTAYGLSAGVWTDKGSKILKMSTALKAGVVWANTYNKFDPTSPFGGYKESGFGREGGKQGVSDYLKIES
- a CDS encoding aldehyde dehydrogenase family protein, which encodes MPRISITKTPKAYVGGKFIRSESGRVFPLEDKAGQFICNIPQCTRKDTRNAVELAGNAGSSWAARTAYNRGQVLYRLGEMMESRSEELAQAIAVTGIIDLRKARTEVSVAIDRVIYYAGWTDKYEQVLGNTNPVAGSFFNFSVTEPIGVVGVFCSDGSPLLGLISQVLPIITSGNSVVALASTSNPYPAILLGEMLATSDLPGGVLNILTGFKDELLETFASHEQIRGLDLSVDDKLRKQAEVLAAKSVKRVKVRPESDEALFEDSAQSLYVIRNFLEFKTTWHPIGV
- a CDS encoding GDSL-type esterase/lipase family protein, coding for MVGQWKGEIFGLENIFCGDNITAAGRSWSMRMTGTPFNSINLGADGLRAKQIRLQLIKAKRYSPKNLFILAGTNDILGHREDFNLTSFSEDYRELVTIALNASKNVIVTLIPYTSKEIHIPDIIAANKAIVEICDENIISVIDLNEVIAPEGILLKDYSNDGLHLNKKGNQLWLERVDFILDNQ
- a CDS encoding ribokinase, whose product is MASSIVVIGSYVQDLTFHLPEFPKPGQTLIGNFQSGPGGKGSNQAVAAARTGVSTAFIGATGQDAFAGVAREFHQSEGIDSHLAIKPADETGTAGILVNQHGENEIVVALGANASLTPADIPGDIIANAGIVVTQLECNLEATNHALKLARLEGVTTLLNPAPMRDDFPMDMLDNVDILIPNETEFAHLLRTKCPESHGSFEEAEIQGIDPEVLHELCREFGVPTFIITLGSKGCFVSTIGSHFQTDSMKGIDVVDTTGAGDAFVGGFASGLQTFDGDIKKAAEYGNVVAGLSVTRRGTAPSMPYKDEIEKAVKLL